Proteins encoded in a region of the Zea mays cultivar B73 chromosome 4, Zm-B73-REFERENCE-NAM-5.0, whole genome shotgun sequence genome:
- the LOC103654974 gene encoding splicing factor ESS-2 homolog codes for MLRSPGNSPRLLSPSPTPAPSTPRPASPPPSNAPSSKRRRSEVLDEDTYVAAIERIIERDYFPDLPRLRDRLDWLQAVRSHDPLILRDAQLKILDRRRRAQRHAAGPVPTPTPATSTALRSPSFLTTPAGSVAGGVRGPDADHDDDVAAALSLDGFFHRFTSEDNDSFSRILDKVNQRRRERYAHLLEPPPPVEAGTKPSEDAKRNRITDGYGTSGQPPSTLEGAKFTAKNLLMYYPADQGEAPLTEEERAERLRGMTKEIDKSNTRLHGRATADDARPKEEEGAAILYALVAGSTPGGMAYHDPDKLKKYDLEDLRKTPNPFYLESDKKAGNGYSFVRTPSPAPGVDESPFMTWGEIDGTPLRLDPDETPGGSERAHFKMPPPPARDVKAHLLSRDAARKIKERSKPFHRPPLPSPARGVSASPRTLSPAAQKFVRNAISKSSKSSSAIDESLRASYRGSTPSASTPKSRFSRDPGLASRSPSTRQGSTPPW; via the coding sequence ATGCTCCGCTCGCCGGGCAATTCGCCCCGCCTCCTCTCACCGTCGCCCACACCCGCGCCCTCCACCCCTCGCCCGGCCTCCCCGCCCCCCTCCAACGCCCCCTCCTCGAAGCGTCGCCGGTCGGAGGTGCTCGACGAGGACACCTACGTCGCCGCCATCGAGCGCATCATCGAGCGCGACTACTTCCCCGACCTGCCCCGCCTCCGGGACCGCCTCGACTGGCTGCAGGCCGTGCGGTCCCACGACCCGCTCATCCTACGCGACGCGCAGCTCAAGATCCTagaccgccgccgccgcgcccagcgccacGCGGCGGGGCCCGTCCCCACGCCGACGCCGGCCACCTCCACCGCGCTCCGCTCCCCGTCCTTTCTCACCACCCCCGCCGGATCCGTCGCCGGCGGCGTGAGAGGTCCCGACGCCGACCACGACGACGACGTCGCGGCCGCGCTCTCCCTGGACGGCTTCTTCCACCGCTTCACCAGCGAGGACAACGACTCCTTCTCGCGCATCCTAGACAAGGTGAACCAGCGCCGCCGCGAACGCTACGCGCACCTGCTGGAGCCGCCGCCGCCTGTCGAGGCGGGGACTAAACCGTCAGAGGACGCCAAGCGCAACAGGATCACGGACGGGTACGGTACATCGGGGCAGCCACCGAGCACGCTCGAGGGCGCCAAGTTCACGGCAAAGAACTTGCTGATGTACTATCCGGCTGACCAGGGGGAAGCGCCCCTCACGGAGGAGGAGCGCGCAGAGCGGCTCAGGGGAATGACCAAGGAGATAGACAAGTCGAACACCAGGCTACATGGCAGAGCCACGGCTGATGACGCTAGGcccaaggaggaggagggggcCGCCATACTGTACGCGCTAGTTGCAGGCTCTACTCCGGGAGGGATGGCCTACCACGACCCTGACAAGTTGAAGAAGTACGATCTGGAGGACCTGAGGAAGACCCCGAACCCTTTCTACCTCGAGTCGGACAAGAAGGCTGGCAACGGGTACAGTTTTGTGAGGACACCGTCGCCGGCACCCGGCGTGGACGAGTCGCCGTTCATGACGTGGGGTGAGATCGACGGAACGCCGCTGAGGCTGGACCCCGACGAGACGCCGGGCGGCAGCGAGAGAGCGCATTTCAAGATGCCACCACCTCCTGCTCGCGACGTCAAGGCGCACTTGCTTTCGAGGGATGCCGCCCGGAAAATAAAGGAGCGGTCTAAGCCCTTCCATAGGCCGCCCCTACCCTCCCCTGCGAGGGGTGTCAGCGCGAGCCCTAGAACCCTTTCGCCAGCCGCGCAAAAATTCGTGAGGAACGCCATCTCCAAGTCGTCAAAGTCCTCCAGCGCCATTGACGAATCTCTCCGTGCAAGCTACAGAGGCTCGACCCCGTCTGCGAGCACTCCCAAGTCAAGGTTTTCAAGAGACCCTGGCCTCGCATCGCGTTCTCCATCCACAAGGCAGGGTTCCACCCCTCCCTGGTGA
- the LOC103654975 gene encoding splicing factor ESS-2 homolog, with amino-acid sequence MLRSPGNSPRLLSPSPTPAPSTPRPASPPPSNAPSSKRRRSEVLDEDTYVAAIERIIERDYFPDLPRLRDRLDWLQAVRSHDPLILRDAQLKILDRRRRAQRHAAGPVPTPTPATSTALRSPSFLTTPAGSVAGGVRGPDADHDDDVAAAVSLDGFFRRFTSEDNDSFSRILDKVNQRRRERYAHLLEPPPPAEAGSKPSEDAKRNRITDGYGTSGQPPSTLEVAKFTAKNQLMYYPADQGEAPLTEEERAERLRGMTKEINKSNTRLHGRATADDARPKEEEGAAILYALVAGSTPGGMAYHDPDKLKKYDLEDLRKTPNPFYLESDKKAGNGYSFVRTPSPAPGVDESPFMTWGEIDGTPLRLDSDETPGGSERAHFKMPPPPARDVKAHLLSRDAARKIKERSNTFHRPPLPSPARGVSASPRTLSRAAQKFVRNAISKSAKSSSAIDESLRASYRGSTPSASTPKSRFSRDPGLASRSPSTR; translated from the coding sequence ATGCTCCGCTCGCCGGGCAATTCGCCCCGCCTCCTCTCACCGTCGCCCACACCCGCGCCCTCCACCCCTCGCCCGGCCTCCCCGCCCCCCTCCAACGCCCCCTCCTCGAAGCGCCGCCGGTCGGAGGTGCTCGACGAGGACACCTACGTCGCCGCCATCGAGCGCATCATCGAGCGCGACTACTTTCCCGACCTGCCCCGCCTCCGGGACCGCCTCGACTGGCTGCAGGCCGTGCGGTCCCACGACCCGCTCATCCTACGGGACGCGCAGCTCAAGATCCTagaccgccgccgccgcgcccagcgccacGCGGCGGGGCCCGTCCCCACGCCGACGCCGGCCACCTCCACCGCGCTCCGCTCCCCGTCCTTTCTCACCACCCCCGCCGGATCCGTCGCCGGCGGCGTGAGAGGTCCCGACGCCGACCACGACGACGACGTCGCGGCCGCGGTCTCCCTCGACGGCTTCTTCCGCCGCTTCACCAGCGAGGACAACGACTCCTTCTCGCGCATCCTAGACAAGGTGAACCAGCGCCGCCGCGAGCGCTACGCGCACCTGCTGGAGCCGCCGCCGCCTGCCGAGGCGGGGAGCAAACCGTCAGAGGACGCCAAGCGCAACAGGATCACGGACGGGTACGGTACATCGGGGCAGCCACCGAGCACGCTCGAGGTCGCCAAGTTCACGGCAAAGAACCAGCTCATGTACTACCCGGCTGACCAGGGGGAAGCGCCCCTCACGGAGGAGGAGCGCGCAGAGCGGCTCAGGGGGATGACCAAGGAGATAAACAAGTCGAACACCAGGCTACATGGCAGAGCCACGGCTGATGACGCGAGGcccaaggaggaggagggggcCGCCATACTGTACGCGCTGGTTGCAGGCTCTACTCCGGGAGGGATGGCCTACCACGACCCTGACAAGTTGAAGAAGTACGATCTGGAGGACCTGAGGAAGACCCCGAACCCTTTCTACCTCGAGTCGGACAAGAAGGCCGGCAACGGGTACAGTTTTGTGAGGACGCCGTCGCCGGCACCCGGCGTGGACGAGTCGCCGTTCATGACCTGGGGTGAGATCGATGGAACACCGCTGAGGCTGGACTCCGATGAGACGCCGGGCGGTAGCGAGAGAGCGCATTTCAAGATGCCGCCGCCTCCTGCTCGCGATGTCAAGGCGCACCTGCTTTCGAGGGACGCCGCTCGGAAAATAAAGGAGCGGTCTAATACCTTCCATAggccgcccctcccctcccctgcgAGGGGTGTCAGCGCAAGCCCTAGAACCCTCTCGCGGGCCGCGCAAAAATTCGTGAGGAACGCCATCTCCAAGTCGGCAAAGTCCTCCAGCGCCATTGACGAATCTCTCCGTGCAAGCTACAGAGGCTCGACCCCGTCTGCGAGCACTCCCAAGTCAAGGTTTTCACGAGACCCTGGCCTTGCATCGCGTTCTCCATCCACAAGGTAG
- the LOC100282338 gene encoding DNA-directed RNA polymerase II 16 kDa polypeptide, which yields MSGEEEENAAELKIGEEFLKAKCLMNCEVAIILEHKYEQIQQHASSESDPSSQVSQVFEKSLQYVKRFSRYKNPDAVRQVRETLSRYGLAEFELCTLGNLCPDTSGEATALVPSLKSGGRFVGDPGDEKIEKMLNDLSLIKKFE from the exons ATGTCTGGCGAGGAGGAGGAGAACGCCGCGGAGCTCAAGATCGGCGAAG AGTTCCTCAAGGCCAAGTGCCTGATGAACTGCGAGGTGGCGATCATCCTGGAGCACAAGTACGAGCAGATCCAGCAGCacgcgtcgtcggagtcggacccgTCGTCGCAGGTGTCGCAGGTGTTCGAGAAGTCGCTGCAGTACGTGAAGCGCTTCAGCCGCTACAAGAACCCCGACGCCGTGCGCCAGGTCCGCGAGACGCTGAGCCGCTACGGCCTCGCCGAGTTCGAGCTCTGCACGCTCGGCAACCTCTGCCCCGACACCAGCGGCGAGGCCACCGCGCTCGTCCCCTCCCTCAAGTCCGGCGGCAGGTTCGTCGGCGACCCCGGGGACGAGAAGATCGAGAAGATGCTCAACGACCTCTCCCTCATCAAGAAGTTCGAGTAG
- the LOC100193979 gene encoding uncharacterized protein isoform X1, protein MEYERIEKPFPVQGGGFSPKRLRAMLLGVDKRRKGQDGAAEEDEDGGGDYGALPKAHARSGAGDGGGGGGATCEEYKDVDVVSTTSEFSSSLETAGGHRPRDAHPVATGSRTRVPPEEDSCDSESVASNFEFHKERRAAASAAASVVPPFSKPAPSKWDDAQKWIASPTANCPGRGGAAPAPKKTEKPGSGIGRLPLPATKVVVEATEEIDTKRMDPSQEKREIGWQKAARWAPPDPCPEAEPCPTKTTLLAVETTVAAASAAVNFNRHDASTTLQSAATCIPPPTTVRSVSMRDMGTEMTPIASQEPSRTGTPVRATSPNCSQPTTPRRTLGGPSAVGSFISHGGECSSSELSEQELQTKTRREIMLLGTQLGKTSIAAWASKKEEEKDASLSLKPVPMDQSTQNITAIRAAAWEEAEKAKYLARFKREEIKIQAWEDHQKAQIEAEMRKIEVEVERMRARAQDKLMTKLASARHSADEKRATAELKRNRAAARTAEQAEHIRRTGRVPPSFGCWNWCS, encoded by the exons ATGGAGTACGAGCGCATTGAGAAGCCGTTCCCCGTCCAG GGCGGCGGGTTCTCGCCCAAGCGGCTGCGCGCGATGCTGCTGGGGGTGGACAAGCGCCGCAAGGGGCAGGACGGCGCCGCCGAGGAGGacgaggacggcggcggcgactaCGGCGCCCTGCCGAAGGCCCACGCCAGATCCGGCGCCGGCGACG gtggtggcggtggaggcgccACGTGCGAAGAATACAAGGACGTGGACGTGGTGAGCACCACCTCAGAGTTCTCGTCCTCGCTGGAGACAGCGGGTGGGCACCGGCCCCGGGACGCTCACCCCGTCGCCACGGGTTCTAGGACCAGGGTGCCGCCCGAGGAGGACTCGTGCGACTCGGAGAGCGTGGCATCCAACTTCGAGTTCCACAAGGAGCGGCGGGCAGCGGCGTCGGCGGCGGCGTCGGTCGTCCCTCCATTCTCAAAGCCCGCCCCGTCAAAGTGGGACGATGCACAGAAGTGGATCGCCAGCCCGACGGCGAACTGCCCTGGCAGGGGTGGCGCGGCTCCTGCGCCGAAGAAGACAGAGAAACCTGGCTCCGGCATCGGGAGGCTGCCGCTGCCGGCGACCAAGGTCGTGGTAGAGGCCACTGAGGAGATAGATACCAAGAGGATGGATCCGAGCCAGGAGAAGCGAGAGATTGGGTGGCAGAAAGCGGCGAGGTGGGCCCCGCCCGACCCCTGTCCGGAGGCGGAGCCCTGCCCAACAAAGACCACACTACTCGCTGTAGAAACTACAGTGGCTGCTGCTTCAGCAGCTG TTAATTTCAACCGCCATGATGCATCCACCACGCTTCAGAGCGCAGCAACATGCATACCTCCTCCAACAACGGTCCGGTCAGTGTCGATGAGGGACATGGGCACAGAGATGACGCCCATCGCAAGCCAAGAGCCGTCCCGGACCGGGACGCCGGTGAGGGCGACGAGCCCAAACTGCTCCCAGCCAACGACTCCACGGAGGACGCTCGGTGGCCCCAGCGCAGTCGGCTCCTTCATCAGCCACGGAGGAGAATGCAGCAGCTCGGAGCTGAGCGAGCAGGAGCTGCAGACCAAAACCAGGAGGGAGATCATGCTCCTTGGCACGCAGCTAGGCAAGACCAGCATCGCGGCATGGGCGAGCAAGAAGGAGGAGGAGAAGGACGCCTCGCTCTCGCTGAAACCGGTGCCCATGGACCAGTCGACGCAGAACATAACCGCGATCCGTGCGGCTGCGTGGGAGGAGGCGGAGAAGGCCAAGTATTTAGCGAG ATTCAAGCGAGAAGAGATCAAGATCCAGGCTTGGGAGGACCATCAGAAAGCCCAGATAGAAGCTGAGATGAGGAAAATCGAG GTCGAGGTGGAGCGGATGCGTGCCCGCGCGCAAGACAAGCTGATGACCAAGCTCGCGTCGGCGAGGCACAGCGCAGACGAGAAGCGTGCCACGGCGGAGCTGAAACGGAACCGCGCAGCCGCGAGGACCGCTGAGCAGGCAGAGCACATCAGGAGGACCGGCCGGGTGCCGCCGTCGTTTGGCTGCTGGAACTGGTGCTCATGA
- the LOC100193979 gene encoding uncharacterized protein LOC100193979 (The RefSeq protein has 2 substitutions compared to this genomic sequence): MEYERIEKPFPVQQGGGFSPKRLRAMLLGVDKRRKGQDGVAEEDEDGGGDYGALPKAHARSGAGDGGGGGGATCEEYKDVDVVSTTSEFSSSLETAGGHRPRDAHPVATGSRTRVPPEEDSCDSESVASNFEFHKERRAAASAAASVVPPFSKPAPSKWDDAQKWIASPTANCPGRGGAAPAPKKTEKPGSGIGRLPLPATKVVVEATEEIDTKRMDPSQEKREIGWQKAARWAPPDPCPEAEPCPTKTTLLAVETTVAAASAAVNFNRHDASTTLQSAATCIPPPTTVRSVSMRDMGTEMTPIASQEPSRTGTPVRATSPNCSQPTTPRRTLGGPSAVGSFISHGGECSSSELGEQELQTKTRREIMLLGTQLGKTSIAAWASKKEEEKDASLSLKPVPMDQSTQNITAIRAAAWEEAEKAKYLARFKREEIKIQAWEDHQKAQIEAEMRKIEVEVERMRARAQDKLMTKLASARHSADEKRATAELKRNRAAARTAEQAEHIRRTGRVPPSFGCWNWCS, from the exons ATGGAGTACGAGCGCATTGAGAAGCCGTTCCCCGTCCAG CAGGGCGGCGGGTTCTCGCCCAAGCGGCTGCGCGCGATGCTGCTGGGGGTGGACAAGCGCCGCAAGGGGCAGGACGGCGCCGCCGAGGAGGacgaggacggcggcggcgactaCGGCGCCCTGCCGAAGGCCCACGCCAGATCCGGCGCCGGCGACG gtggtggcggtggaggcgccACGTGCGAAGAATACAAGGACGTGGACGTGGTGAGCACCACCTCAGAGTTCTCGTCCTCGCTGGAGACAGCGGGTGGGCACCGGCCCCGGGACGCTCACCCCGTCGCCACGGGTTCTAGGACCAGGGTGCCGCCCGAGGAGGACTCGTGCGACTCGGAGAGCGTGGCATCCAACTTCGAGTTCCACAAGGAGCGGCGGGCAGCGGCGTCGGCGGCGGCGTCGGTCGTCCCTCCATTCTCAAAGCCCGCCCCGTCAAAGTGGGACGATGCACAGAAGTGGATCGCCAGCCCGACGGCGAACTGCCCTGGCAGGGGTGGCGCGGCTCCTGCGCCGAAGAAGACAGAGAAACCTGGCTCCGGCATCGGGAGGCTGCCGCTGCCGGCGACCAAGGTCGTGGTAGAGGCCACTGAGGAGATAGATACCAAGAGGATGGATCCGAGCCAGGAGAAGCGAGAGATTGGGTGGCAGAAAGCGGCGAGGTGGGCCCCGCCCGACCCCTGTCCGGAGGCGGAGCCCTGCCCAACAAAGACCACACTACTCGCTGTAGAAACTACAGTGGCTGCTGCTTCAGCAGCTG TTAATTTCAACCGCCATGATGCATCCACCACGCTTCAGAGCGCAGCAACATGCATACCTCCTCCAACAACGGTCCGGTCAGTGTCGATGAGGGACATGGGCACAGAGATGACGCCCATCGCAAGCCAAGAGCCGTCCCGGACCGGGACGCCGGTGAGGGCGACGAGCCCAAACTGCTCCCAGCCAACGACTCCACGGAGGACGCTCGGTGGCCCCAGCGCAGTCGGCTCCTTCATCAGCCACGGAGGAGAATGCAGCAGCTCGGAGCTGAGCGAGCAGGAGCTGCAGACCAAAACCAGGAGGGAGATCATGCTCCTTGGCACGCAGCTAGGCAAGACCAGCATCGCGGCATGGGCGAGCAAGAAGGAGGAGGAGAAGGACGCCTCGCTCTCGCTGAAACCGGTGCCCATGGACCAGTCGACGCAGAACATAACCGCGATCCGTGCGGCTGCGTGGGAGGAGGCGGAGAAGGCCAAGTATTTAGCGAG ATTCAAGCGAGAAGAGATCAAGATCCAGGCTTGGGAGGACCATCAGAAAGCCCAGATAGAAGCTGAGATGAGGAAAATCGAG GTCGAGGTGGAGCGGATGCGTGCCCGCGCGCAAGACAAGCTGATGACCAAGCTCGCGTCGGCGAGGCACAGCGCAGACGAGAAGCGTGCCACGGCGGAGCTGAAACGGAACCGCGCAGCCGCGAGGACCGCTGAGCAGGCAGAGCACATCAGGAGGACCGGCCGGGTGCCGCCGTCGTTTGGCTGCTGGAACTGGTGCTCATGA